From a region of the Chloroflexota bacterium genome:
- a CDS encoding ABC transporter permease, with the protein MQRASTTLQTTPITRIEPSKGWVSLQLRELWAYRELLFFLIWRDVKVRYKQTVLGAAWAIIQPVFSMIVFTLIFGRLAKLPSDGIAYEAFSITALVPWALFANALSQGSNSLVGNANLIKKVYFPRLTVPISTVLGGLVDFAIAFVVMFGMLLWFGITPSLRILALPLFIMLVLITGLGVSLWLAALNVQFRDIRYVIPFMAQLWQYGSPVAYSSSLIPQEWRWLYGLNPMAGVIDGFRWSLLGTGQISWSSMLPSVGIALFLLFTGALYFRRIEKQFADMV; encoded by the coding sequence GTGCAAAGAGCCTCCACGACGTTACAAACAACCCCCATCACGCGGATAGAACCATCCAAAGGCTGGGTTTCGCTGCAATTACGCGAACTCTGGGCCTACCGTGAATTACTGTTTTTTCTGATTTGGCGCGATGTTAAAGTTCGCTACAAACAGACGGTGCTGGGCGCAGCTTGGGCCATCATCCAACCAGTTTTTTCGATGATTGTCTTTACGCTGATTTTTGGCAGGTTGGCCAAATTGCCTTCCGATGGCATTGCCTACGAAGCTTTTTCGATTACGGCGCTCGTGCCATGGGCGCTGTTTGCCAACGCACTCAGCCAAGGCTCAAATAGCTTGGTTGGTAACGCCAACTTAATCAAAAAAGTCTATTTTCCCCGCTTAACTGTGCCAATTTCAACCGTGCTTGGTGGCTTGGTCGATTTTGCGATTGCCTTTGTCGTGATGTTTGGCATGCTGCTATGGTTTGGCATCACGCCAAGCCTCCGTATATTGGCGCTGCCATTATTCATTATGCTGGTGCTGATCACTGGTTTAGGTGTGAGTTTATGGCTAGCGGCATTAAATGTGCAGTTTCGCGATATTCGCTATGTCATTCCGTTTATGGCCCAGCTTTGGCAATATGGTAGCCCGGTGGCCTACTCCAGTAGCTTGATTCCTCAAGAATGGCGCTGGCTCTATGGCTTGAATCCAATGGCTGGCGTAATTGATGGCTTTCGTTGGTCGTTGCTGGGCACAGGCCAAATCAGTTGGTCAAGCATGCTGCCATCGGTGGGCATTGCCCTATTCCTGCTGTTCACCGGAGCTTTATACTTCCGCCGAATTGAAAAACAATTTGCAGATATGGTGTAA
- a CDS encoding ImmA/IrrE family metallo-endopeptidase codes for MSTDVINLIFGMKLRQARLEANLSLTEFAARAELSPSYVTEMEKGRKYPKPDKIVKMAQVLGKGYDELVSIKLNPALAYLENMLSSPLLRHFPFEEFELDPNELVGLFTKAPDKASALLHAIWEIARQYDMKDEHFFRAALRSYQEIHENYFPEIEEEAEAFAAKYQLNLFPVGIDQLKQILQQRFGYHIDETSLAEHEILSHYRAVYIDTPRKTLLINPNLYQLQRKFILARELGYAALGLNERSVTSTPDQVLSFRQVSNDFKASYFGGALLMPRQPMIADIATLFNQTTWSAEPLLAMLNHYDVTPEMLLYRFSEVIPAAFGISLHFLRFHNVEGSYKLIKRINMNRLLLPSGIGLHEHYCRRWLASRLLINLADHNGQQQPLVDVQISEFLESQDRFLDLGFARPLVLTPTVGSSVVVGFRFTPELAKVIKFVDDPAIHRAVIHETCQRCPIDDCAVRKSVPTVLWGEQLRDRRNAAIAEIRRTLLP; via the coding sequence ATGAGTACTGATGTAATTAATTTAATTTTTGGCATGAAACTGCGTCAAGCCCGCCTCGAAGCCAATTTAAGCCTGACTGAATTTGCTGCACGCGCTGAATTATCGCCGTCGTATGTGACTGAGATGGAGAAGGGGCGTAAGTATCCCAAGCCCGATAAAATTGTTAAAATGGCCCAAGTTTTGGGTAAAGGCTACGATGAGCTGGTCTCGATCAAGCTGAATCCGGCCTTGGCCTACCTTGAAAATATGCTTTCTTCACCGTTGTTACGCCATTTTCCCTTCGAGGAATTTGAGCTTGACCCGAATGAGTTGGTTGGTTTATTTACCAAAGCTCCCGATAAAGCTAGCGCCTTGTTACACGCAATTTGGGAAATTGCCCGCCAATATGATATGAAGGATGAGCATTTTTTTCGGGCGGCGCTGCGTTCGTATCAAGAAATTCATGAAAATTATTTTCCCGAAATTGAGGAAGAGGCCGAAGCCTTTGCCGCCAAATATCAGCTCAATCTCTTTCCGGTCGGCATCGACCAGCTCAAGCAGATTTTGCAGCAGCGATTTGGCTATCACATTGATGAAACCAGCTTAGCCGAGCACGAAATTCTCTCGCACTATCGCGCTGTTTATATTGACACACCGCGCAAAACCTTGTTGATCAATCCGAATTTGTATCAATTGCAGCGTAAATTTATTTTGGCTCGCGAGCTTGGTTATGCAGCGCTCGGCTTGAATGAGCGTTCAGTCACCTCGACGCCTGATCAAGTGCTGTCGTTTCGCCAAGTTTCCAACGATTTCAAGGCTTCATATTTTGGCGGTGCGCTGTTGATGCCGCGTCAGCCGATGATCGCCGATATTGCAACCTTGTTCAATCAAACGACATGGAGCGCCGAGCCGCTGCTGGCGATGCTTAATCACTATGATGTTACGCCCGAAATGTTGCTCTATCGCTTCAGCGAGGTAATTCCGGCGGCTTTTGGTATTTCGTTGCACTTTTTGCGCTTCCACAATGTTGAAGGCTCCTACAAACTGATCAAACGAATTAATATGAATCGTTTGTTGCTACCAAGTGGAATCGGTTTACACGAACATTACTGTCGGCGTTGGCTGGCCTCGCGGCTCTTGATCAATTTGGCTGATCATAATGGACAGCAACAACCCTTGGTCGATGTGCAAATCTCGGAGTTTTTAGAAAGTCAAGATCGCTTTTTAGATTTGGGGTTTGCGCGGCCATTGGTGTTAACGCCAACCGTTGGCAGCAGTGTGGTGGTTGGTTTTCGCTTTACGCCCGAGCTTGCTAAAGTGATCAAGTTTGTCGATGATCCGGCAATTCATCGCGCGGTAATTCACGAAACCTGTCAGCGTTGCCCGATTGACGATTGTGCGGTGCGTAAATCTGTGCCTACGGTACTATGGGGCGAGCAACTGCGTGATCGGCGTAACGCCGCAATTGCCGAAATTCGCCGAACGTTGTTGCCATAA
- a CDS encoding TetR/AcrR family transcriptional regulator, whose amino-acid sequence MPSLEKPTKPAGSLKERQREERARLILEAAQTILLERGYHETSIDDIAAQVGIAKGTVYLHFPSKEDLMIALVERQLQNFVQVIEAVAASTSSARERLEAILQRTYDPSEARRMQIFLEVFGSADMRSRFAEKHERTQPIIDHVRNLLREIIEQGKAQGEFDPQISTKVMIVMYLNLLSPRNYHHLTTDQTVAFEELLPQIIQIFFHGISRK is encoded by the coding sequence ATGCCAAGCCTAGAGAAACCAACCAAGCCCGCTGGATCGTTGAAAGAGCGCCAACGCGAGGAACGCGCTCGACTGATTTTAGAGGCAGCCCAAACCATTTTGTTGGAGCGCGGCTACCACGAAACCTCAATCGACGATATTGCAGCCCAAGTTGGCATTGCTAAAGGCACAGTCTATTTGCACTTTCCTAGCAAAGAAGATTTGATGATTGCCCTGGTGGAGCGGCAATTACAAAACTTTGTACAGGTGATCGAAGCCGTGGCAGCCAGCACCAGCAGTGCCCGCGAACGCCTAGAAGCGATTTTGCAACGCACCTACGATCCTAGCGAAGCTCGTCGGATGCAGATTTTTCTCGAGGTGTTTGGCAGTGCTGATATGCGTTCGCGGTTTGCTGAAAAGCATGAACGCACCCAGCCGATTATCGATCATGTGCGCAATTTGCTACGCGAAATTATCGAGCAAGGCAAAGCTCAGGGCGAATTTGATCCGCAAATCTCAACCAAAGTCATGATTGTGATGTATCTCAATTTGCTTTCTCCTCGCAACTACCATCATCTGACAACTGATCAAACAGTGGCGTTTGAAGAGTTGCTGCCTCAAATAATTCAAATTTTCTTCCATGGGATTTCACGGAAGTAA
- a CDS encoding glycosyltransferase, which yields MQPLKILVLTSLFPPHYIGGYEVGCGDVVAGLRAKGHDVTVLTSTYGVDREVREGFIERSLTIDIHPVAQTTLAHQRRLYERELHNQPRILDLAEELKPDIVFVWSFYQASMSAVRMLQARGYRTAFFISDHWPIRIGIFDPWHYMPRHPVRWLGRKLLGRKLGRKTGFRNNLPLSYANAIFASDFLLKQTQPIGPMPNAQVIRWGVDYDLFVRRERSAGMGQRLLFVGQISGHKGMETLLEAFALVQQKHGFEQATLSIVGAGLSAEYTSEMQRYAETLGISQSVAWRGKLPRQALPDIYASHDILIFPSRWDEPFSITVVEALAMGLVVVASDTGGTTEIIKHEQTGMVFARDDAASCAAHIATLFTQPNLAQKLHNQATQIVDREFRMSTMIDRVEAALYAACNKDSRHD from the coding sequence ATGCAACCATTAAAGATTCTGGTGTTGACCAGCTTATTTCCACCGCACTATATCGGTGGCTACGAGGTTGGTTGTGGCGATGTGGTTGCTGGTTTACGCGCCAAAGGCCACGATGTAACAGTGTTAACCAGCACCTACGGCGTGGATCGCGAAGTACGCGAAGGCTTTATCGAGCGCTCGCTGACGATCGATATTCACCCCGTGGCCCAAACCACTTTAGCCCACCAACGCCGTTTATACGAACGTGAATTGCACAATCAGCCACGCATTTTAGACCTTGCTGAAGAACTAAAACCCGATATTGTGTTTGTCTGGAGTTTCTACCAAGCCTCGATGTCGGCAGTGCGTATGCTCCAAGCTCGCGGTTATCGCACAGCCTTTTTCATCTCCGATCACTGGCCAATCCGGATTGGGATTTTCGATCCATGGCACTATATGCCGCGCCATCCTGTGCGTTGGCTTGGGCGCAAACTGCTTGGCCGGAAGCTTGGGCGCAAAACTGGCTTTCGCAATAATTTGCCATTGAGCTATGCCAATGCAATTTTTGCTAGCGACTTTTTGCTCAAGCAAACCCAACCCATCGGCCCAATGCCCAATGCTCAAGTGATTCGTTGGGGCGTTGATTACGATTTATTTGTGCGCCGTGAACGCTCAGCTGGCATGGGCCAGCGTTTATTGTTCGTTGGCCAAATTTCTGGCCACAAAGGCATGGAAACCTTGCTTGAGGCTTTTGCCTTGGTGCAACAGAAGCATGGTTTTGAGCAGGCAACGCTCTCGATTGTTGGGGCTGGGCTTTCCGCCGAATATACCAGCGAGATGCAGCGCTACGCCGAAACTCTTGGTATCAGCCAAAGTGTCGCTTGGCGGGGCAAATTACCGCGCCAAGCGCTACCCGACATCTACGCCAGCCACGATATTTTGATCTTTCCATCGCGTTGGGACGAACCATTTAGCATTACGGTAGTTGAGGCGTTGGCAATGGGGTTGGTGGTTGTGGCCTCGGATACTGGCGGCACAACCGAAATTATCAAGCATGAACAAACTGGCATGGTGTTTGCCCGCGACGATGCTGCAAGCTGCGCTGCCCATATTGCAACCCTCTTTACCCAACCAAACTTAGCTCAAAAACTCCATAACCAAGCCACCCAAATTGTCGATCGTGAGTTTCGCATGAGCACCATGATTGATCGGGTTGAAGCAGCGCTCTATGCTGCCTGTAACAAGGATTCGCGCCATGACTAA
- a CDS encoding chloramphenicol acetyltransferase, protein MRTIDLATWPRRQHFELYHSMTYPHFSLCANVDIQIWYQAIKARQARLSTSLSFVFARAANEQTAFRWRIRGDSVVEHDRVDPSPTVLLDDDLFSFCVIPYRADYHEFSALAEAKVAEVKANPTISDEPGQDNLLYMTSIPWVSFTSMMHPVHLNPIDSVPRISWGKHTLEGQRRLMPLAVQVHHGLMDGLHVGRFYERVQAILDHPEQFLS, encoded by the coding sequence ATGCGCACAATTGATCTTGCTACTTGGCCACGTCGTCAGCACTTCGAGCTCTACCATAGCATGACTTACCCACATTTTAGTTTATGTGCCAATGTCGATATTCAAATTTGGTATCAAGCAATTAAGGCTCGCCAAGCGCGTTTAAGCACTAGCCTTAGCTTTGTATTTGCCCGCGCCGCCAATGAACAAACGGCCTTTCGTTGGCGAATTCGCGGGGATAGTGTGGTTGAGCATGATCGGGTTGATCCTTCGCCAACCGTCTTGCTCGATGACGATCTCTTTAGCTTTTGTGTAATTCCCTATCGCGCTGATTATCATGAATTTTCAGCCTTAGCAGAAGCCAAGGTCGCTGAAGTCAAAGCCAACCCAACCATCAGCGACGAGCCAGGCCAAGATAATTTGCTGTATATGACCAGCATTCCGTGGGTCAGCTTCACCAGTATGATGCACCCTGTTCATCTCAACCCAATCGATTCAGTTCCACGTATTTCGTGGGGCAAACACACCCTTGAAGGCCAGCGCCGCTTGATGCCTCTAGCAGTACAAGTTCATCATGGCTTGATGGATGGCTTACATGTTGGGCGTTTCTACGAGCGAGTTCAGGCAATTCTCGATCATCCTGAGCAATTTTTGAGCTAA
- a CDS encoding GNAT family N-acetyltransferase yields MTEQQVAIQLSNPPQIDGFQVRFFRDDTDFAAMAEIYTAASKALAERNITTAEDIQRQYRNTPNADLSKDLVIIEVDQQPVGYAFSRWYDETAGNRILRAIAHIRPEWLNRGIGRAILPYQEQRLREIHAENPTTNIPFFQTYGFDRNPYSAKLFQKFGYEPARQGFSMKRDLSQPIGSQELPAGIETRPSPPEVYREVWQADAEAFRDHWGYSEPTEADFQRWVQSPFFQPELWQVAWSGDQVVGMVLNYIDQNENAEYNLKRGYTEGISVRRQWRKQGVASGLINRSLAIFRDMGMTEAALGVDSENPTGALRVYQQCGFEVEYTSTTYRKPLN; encoded by the coding sequence ATGACTGAGCAACAAGTAGCAATCCAACTGAGTAATCCACCGCAAATTGATGGCTTTCAAGTACGCTTTTTTCGCGATGACACCGACTTTGCCGCAATGGCCGAGATCTATACCGCAGCATCCAAAGCCCTAGCTGAACGCAATATCACCACCGCCGAGGATATTCAACGCCAATATCGTAACACCCCAAATGCCGATTTATCCAAAGATTTGGTGATCATCGAAGTTGATCAGCAACCAGTTGGCTATGCATTTAGTCGTTGGTACGATGAAACTGCTGGCAATCGGATTTTACGAGCAATTGCTCATATTCGACCAGAATGGCTCAATCGCGGAATTGGCCGCGCAATTTTGCCCTATCAAGAGCAGCGTTTACGCGAAATTCATGCCGAAAATCCCACCACCAACATACCTTTCTTTCAAACCTATGGCTTCGATCGTAACCCCTACAGTGCTAAGCTTTTCCAAAAATTTGGCTATGAGCCGGCCCGACAAGGTTTCAGCATGAAACGCGATTTGAGCCAGCCGATCGGCAGCCAAGAGTTACCCGCAGGGATCGAAACTCGCCCAAGCCCACCAGAAGTTTATCGTGAAGTTTGGCAAGCCGATGCTGAAGCCTTCCGCGACCACTGGGGCTATTCCGAGCCAACTGAAGCTGATTTTCAACGCTGGGTTCAATCACCCTTCTTCCAGCCGGAGCTTTGGCAAGTAGCATGGTCGGGTGATCAGGTGGTGGGCATGGTGCTTAATTATATCGACCAAAACGAAAATGCCGAGTATAACCTCAAGCGTGGCTATACCGAAGGCATCAGCGTGCGACGGCAATGGCGTAAACAAGGGGTAGCCTCAGGCTTGATCAACCGTAGTTTAGCGATCTTTCGTGATATGGGTATGACTGAGGCGGCCTTGGGCGTTGACAGCGAAAACCCAACGGGGGCACTGCGCGTCTATCAACAATGTGGTTTTGAAGTTGAATATACCTCAACCACCTATCGTAAACCGTTAAACTAG
- a CDS encoding ABC transporter ATP-binding protein, with amino-acid sequence MSEIAIQVEHLSKQFRIGANAFQKTFRETVSDMMLAPARRLRSAMRGQGSQAATKEFWALRDVSFDVKQGEVVGIIGHNGAGKSTLLKVLSRITEPTTGSALIRGRVGTLLEVGTGFHPDLTGRENMYLNGAILGMSRAEINRKFDEIVAFAEVEQFIDTMVKHYSSGMYLRLAFAVAAHLEPEILIVDEVLAVGDAQFQKKCLGKMGEVAQNGRTVLFVSHNMAAIRSLCQRVVWLNQGTVLKDGPSAAIVNEYLMQTVTSSSSRVDLREATRHYDYGKRFKINDLTFNHGEPILHGETLNVSFNYEAYADVYGVSFGYGFSSLEGTRLMTVDSDLNAPRYLIKRGQHGQLTSTLDTLNLQPGIYLLDVGVRSGDGSALDYLPGCAQVEILPGPTTPASMSRLDYAGNVRLGGQWQWPETAQEDRD; translated from the coding sequence ATGAGCGAGATTGCGATTCAGGTTGAGCATTTAAGTAAGCAATTTCGCATTGGGGCGAATGCATTTCAAAAAACCTTTCGCGAAACAGTGTCCGATATGATGTTAGCGCCGGCCCGCCGCTTGCGTTCGGCCATGCGTGGTCAAGGCAGCCAAGCCGCCACTAAGGAATTTTGGGCGCTGCGTGATGTTTCATTCGATGTTAAGCAGGGCGAAGTCGTTGGGATTATCGGCCACAACGGCGCTGGCAAAAGTACCTTATTGAAAGTGCTTTCGCGAATTACCGAGCCAACCACTGGTTCGGCCTTGATTCGTGGGCGGGTTGGGACGCTGCTTGAAGTTGGTACGGGTTTCCATCCCGACCTGACAGGCCGCGAAAATATGTACCTCAACGGAGCGATTCTGGGCATGAGCCGCGCCGAAATTAACCGCAAGTTCGATGAAATTGTGGCCTTTGCTGAGGTCGAGCAATTTATCGACACCATGGTTAAACATTATTCCAGCGGCATGTATTTACGCTTAGCCTTTGCGGTGGCGGCCCACCTTGAGCCTGAAATTCTGATTGTCGATGAGGTTCTGGCGGTTGGCGATGCGCAGTTTCAAAAAAAGTGCTTGGGCAAAATGGGCGAAGTTGCCCAAAATGGCCGAACTGTGCTGTTTGTCAGCCACAATATGGCGGCAATTCGCAGCTTGTGTCAACGGGTGGTTTGGCTCAACCAAGGCACTGTGCTCAAAGATGGCCCTTCGGCAGCGATTGTCAACGAATATTTGATGCAAACCGTCACTTCGAGTAGCTCACGCGTCGATTTGCGCGAGGCAACTCGTCATTATGATTATGGCAAACGCTTTAAGATTAATGACCTAACCTTTAATCATGGCGAGCCAATTTTGCATGGCGAGACGCTCAACGTAAGTTTCAACTACGAAGCCTATGCCGATGTCTATGGTGTGTCGTTTGGCTATGGGTTCTCCTCGCTCGAAGGCACGCGCCTGATGACGGTCGATAGCGATTTGAATGCACCACGCTACCTTATTAAGCGCGGCCAACACGGCCAACTCACCAGTACCCTCGATACGCTCAACTTGCAACCTGGCATTTATTTGCTTGATGTTGGGGTGCGTTCGGGCGATGGTAGTGCCTTGGATTACCTGCCTGGGTGTGCTCAGGTCGAAATTTTGCCTGGCCCGACCACACCCGCCTCAATGAGCCGCTTGGATTATGCCGGTAATGTACGGCTTGGCGGGCAATGGCAATGGCCTGAGACGGCCCAAGAGGATCGCGATTAA
- a CDS encoding MFS transporter, which translates to METAIKQAASAAVEFEQPRYTKRETLLTMLSVLLVMLLASLDQTIVGTAMPKVITELHGFDRYTWVTTAYLLASTVMVPIYGKLSDMFGRKPLFIFGLVVFLIGSGLCGAAQSMNQLIIFRGLQGLGAAALMPIALAIVGDLFTPRERARWQGITGGVFGISAILGPTAGGWLTEHVSWRWIFYVNLPLGIIALLTLVFLMPTLGRKAQRVKIDYIGSILLVAGTVPLLLGFTWAGSQYAWLSTQVLSMFGLSIVFLGAFIAFEAWLERNNGQPIIEPSLFKNSIFRISVLITIISNMALFGNIFFLPLFVQGVIGTSITNSGLIMTPLMLTAIICSVVAGQIVAATGKYKIIAIVGMAISVLGGFLLLQLDINSTNTNVAIDMVVLGLGMGAGMSLYTLITQNALPNKIGQATSALTFFRSIGSTIALAAMGSVMNSAYLPAFKAAIPTEVAQNVPAESLAAFNNPQILLSPETQSLIQAQFAQGGQQGEALYNTLLGAVKYGLVDGIHHVFIFSFGITLLGFVVVFFLKEIELRGGRKKAEAQIEQTGEAGSAGMAAFH; encoded by the coding sequence ATGGAAACGGCAATTAAGCAAGCGGCTTCGGCAGCAGTTGAATTTGAACAGCCACGCTATACCAAGCGCGAAACTTTGCTCACCATGCTGAGCGTGCTCTTGGTGATGCTTTTGGCCTCACTTGATCAAACAATTGTGGGTACGGCGATGCCCAAAGTCATCACCGAATTGCATGGCTTTGATCGCTATACCTGGGTTACGACGGCCTATCTGTTGGCTTCAACCGTGATGGTGCCAATTTATGGCAAGCTTTCGGATATGTTCGGGCGTAAGCCGTTGTTTATCTTTGGCTTAGTTGTCTTTTTAATTGGCTCAGGTTTGTGTGGCGCGGCTCAGAGCATGAACCAATTAATCATCTTTCGTGGCTTGCAAGGCTTAGGCGCAGCCGCCTTGATGCCAATTGCCTTGGCGATTGTTGGCGATTTGTTCACGCCGCGCGAACGCGCTCGCTGGCAAGGCATCACTGGTGGGGTTTTTGGGATTTCGGCCATCCTTGGGCCAACTGCTGGTGGCTGGTTGACTGAACACGTTTCATGGCGCTGGATTTTCTACGTTAATTTGCCGTTGGGCATTATCGCGCTCTTGACTTTGGTGTTTTTGATGCCAACCCTTGGCCGCAAAGCCCAACGGGTCAAAATCGACTATATCGGCTCGATCTTGTTGGTTGCTGGCACAGTGCCGCTGTTGCTGGGCTTTACTTGGGCTGGTTCACAATACGCTTGGCTTTCAACTCAAGTTTTGAGCATGTTTGGGCTTTCGATTGTATTTTTGGGTGCATTCATTGCCTTTGAGGCATGGCTTGAACGCAACAATGGCCAGCCAATTATCGAGCCAAGCCTGTTCAAAAATAGCATTTTCCGCATCTCAGTGTTGATCACGATCATCTCGAATATGGCGCTGTTTGGCAATATTTTCTTCTTGCCTTTGTTTGTGCAAGGCGTAATTGGCACCTCGATTACCAATAGCGGCCTGATTATGACCCCGTTGATGCTAACTGCGATTATTTGTAGCGTGGTAGCAGGCCAAATTGTGGCGGCAACTGGTAAATACAAAATTATCGCAATTGTGGGGATGGCGATTAGCGTGTTAGGTGGCTTCTTGCTGCTGCAACTCGATATCAATTCGACCAATACCAACGTGGCGATTGATATGGTGGTGCTGGGTTTGGGCATGGGCGCGGGGATGTCGTTGTATACCTTGATTACCCAAAATGCCTTGCCCAACAAAATTGGTCAGGCAACCTCAGCCTTGACCTTCTTCCGCTCAATTGGCAGCACAATTGCTTTGGCGGCGATGGGTTCGGTAATGAATTCGGCCTATTTGCCAGCTTTCAAAGCGGCAATTCCAACCGAAGTTGCCCAAAATGTGCCAGCCGAAAGCTTAGCAGCCTTCAATAACCCGCAAATTTTGCTTTCACCCGAAACCCAATCGCTAATTCAAGCCCAGTTTGCCCAAGGTGGCCAACAAGGCGAAGCGCTTTATAACACCTTGTTGGGCGCGGTCAAATATGGCTTGGTTGATGGCATTCACCATGTGTTTATCTTCAGCTTTGGCATTACACTTTTGGGCTTTGTGGTAGTCTTCTTCCTCAAAGAAATCGAGTTGCGTGGTGGCCGCAAAAAAGCTGAGGCCCAAATCGAACAAACTGGTGAAGCTGGTTCAGCTGGCATGGCGGCGTTTCATTAA